The Rhodoflexus caldus genome includes a window with the following:
- a CDS encoding CcoQ/FixQ family Cbb3-type cytochrome c oxidase assembly chaperone has protein sequence MIRNVLESIDGVDIYPIISLTIFFTLFTAALVYAFRANKESMQALSELPLKDSDEDN, from the coding sequence ATGATTCGCAACGTTTTAGAGTCTATTGATGGGGTAGATATTTACCCCATCATCTCCCTAACCATATTCTTTACGCTATTCACCGCCGCACTTGTTTATGCGTTTCGCGCAAACAAGGAGTCCATGCAAGCACTCTCCGAACTGCCTCTTAAAGACAGCGACGAGGACAACTGA